A genomic window from Candidatus Thiocaldithrix dubininis includes:
- a CDS encoding alkene reductase translates to MNMNQLFAPTAMGFYQLSNRLVMAPMTRSRAAYDGSPTDMMTKYYAQRASIGLIISEGTQPSDEGQGYLSTPGIYTDAHIAAWKKISDAVHAKGSHLFIQLMHAGRMSHPDNTPHHHQALAPSAIAPNAPMFTPTGMQEIPTPRAMSLDDIQQTIADFRHAARFAIEAGADGVEIHGANAYLIQQFLAPSANTRTDQYGGSIENRALFAIEVASAIADEIGADKTGIRLSPQTKLWGIDEGADSVELYHYLVKELNKLKLGYLHILHQGNEQLVTDLRKIWQSTFILNRPSRPREQIGSDIASGLADLEAYGQMVLANPDFVERLKLNAPLNVADRNTFFGGNAQGYIDYPFLT, encoded by the coding sequence ATGAATATGAACCAGTTATTTGCACCCACCGCTATGGGTTTCTATCAGCTAAGCAACCGTTTGGTTATGGCACCGATGACCCGTTCACGAGCTGCTTATGATGGTAGTCCAACCGATATGATGACCAAATACTATGCACAACGCGCTAGTATTGGTTTGATTATTAGCGAGGGAACACAACCCTCTGATGAGGGTCAAGGCTATTTAAGCACGCCGGGTATTTATACCGATGCGCATATTGCCGCGTGGAAAAAAATTAGTGACGCCGTGCATGCCAAAGGGTCACACTTGTTTATTCAATTAATGCACGCGGGGCGTATGTCGCATCCTGATAATACACCGCATCATCATCAAGCACTTGCCCCTTCTGCCATTGCGCCTAATGCTCCCATGTTTACACCCACAGGCATGCAAGAAATTCCCACCCCGCGCGCTATGAGTTTGGATGATATACAACAAACCATTGCTGATTTTCGACATGCAGCACGTTTTGCAATAGAGGCAGGCGCGGATGGTGTCGAAATTCATGGGGCAAATGCTTATCTCATTCAACAATTTCTAGCGCCAAGTGCCAATACTCGTACCGATCAATACGGTGGCTCAATTGAAAATCGGGCATTGTTTGCGATTGAGGTAGCCAGCGCGATTGCTGATGAAATTGGCGCTGATAAGACAGGTATACGCCTTTCACCTCAAACTAAATTATGGGGCATTGATGAAGGTGCTGATAGCGTCGAGCTCTATCACTACTTGGTCAAAGAACTTAATAAATTAAAACTGGGCTATTTGCATATTTTGCACCAAGGTAACGAGCAATTAGTCACCGATTTACGCAAAATTTGGCAAAGCACTTTTATTCTAAATCGCCCTAGTAGACCACGGGAGCAAATTGGTAGCGATATTGCGTCTGGTTTGGCTGATTTGGAAGCCTACGGGCAAATGGTATTGGCGAATCCTGATTTTGTAGAACGCCTGAAACTCAATGCGCCCCTAAACGTAGCAGATCGTAATACGTTCTTTGGCGGCAATGCTCAGGGTTATATTGATTACCCGTTTCTGACCTAA